In Pedobacter sp. WC2423, the following are encoded in one genomic region:
- the pafA gene encoding alkaline phosphatase PafA, whose amino-acid sequence MKKTYLLFTALCCLCTVTLAQKKTKSTGTYPATIDRPKLVIGLVVDQMRWDYLYRYYDRYSNGGFKRLINDGFSAENTFIPYTPTYTAVGHSSIYTGSVPAITGIVGNDWYDPQLNRNVYCTEDTAVVSVGSTTRAGMMSPKNLLSSTITDELRLATNFKGKVIGISLKDRGSILPAGHTPNGAYWYDGQTGDWITSTYYMSQLPAWVQDYNKLKMANKYYEQNWNTLYPVESYIQSTADNKDYEGKTRGEQTPTFPHPLKLYTGKNYDMIRSTPYGNTITLDLAKVAIKAEDLGQDKITDFLAVSCSSTDYVGHQYGPNSIEAEDTYLRLDKDLEDFFNYLDKTVGKGNYLLFLSADHGAAHVPGFMKENKLPGGVVDDKAIVTGLNTYLESKFKIKKPVLLAMNNQLIFNHQNPDFKQIDFTAMKSASIEYLRTLEGFADAVDLARISESTLTTIQKQMITNGYNARRSGDVYFILQPNWFDGGKTGTTHGAWNPYDAHIPLVFMGWNVKPGKTNQTHHMTDIAATIAAMLHIQMPSGCVGEPITELTHQ is encoded by the coding sequence ATGAAGAAAACTTACCTGTTATTTACCGCACTTTGTTGTTTATGCACAGTGACTTTAGCACAGAAAAAAACAAAAAGTACAGGAACTTATCCTGCAACCATTGACCGCCCGAAACTCGTGATCGGATTAGTTGTCGATCAAATGCGCTGGGACTATCTTTACCGTTACTATGACAGATATTCAAACGGAGGTTTCAAACGTCTGATCAACGACGGATTTTCAGCTGAAAACACATTCATCCCTTACACCCCTACTTATACCGCTGTTGGACACTCCAGCATTTATACAGGTTCTGTACCTGCAATTACTGGTATTGTCGGCAATGACTGGTATGATCCGCAATTAAACAGAAACGTTTATTGTACAGAAGATACTGCTGTTGTTTCTGTAGGCTCAACTACCAGAGCAGGGATGATGTCGCCTAAAAATTTACTGAGCAGTACCATTACAGATGAACTGCGTCTGGCTACAAATTTCAAAGGTAAAGTAATCGGTATCTCTTTAAAAGACCGCGGATCAATCCTTCCGGCTGGTCATACACCAAATGGTGCTTACTGGTATGACGGGCAAACCGGCGACTGGATTACCAGTACTTATTATATGTCTCAGCTTCCAGCATGGGTACAGGATTATAATAAGCTGAAAATGGCCAACAAATATTATGAGCAAAACTGGAATACACTTTATCCTGTGGAAAGCTATATACAAAGCACAGCTGACAATAAAGACTATGAAGGTAAGACCAGAGGAGAGCAAACACCAACCTTCCCGCATCCTTTAAAACTTTATACAGGGAAGAATTATGACATGATCAGAAGTACTCCTTACGGAAATACAATCACACTTGATCTTGCCAAAGTAGCCATCAAAGCAGAAGATCTTGGTCAGGATAAGATTACCGATTTCCTAGCAGTAAGCTGTTCTTCGACTGATTATGTTGGTCACCAGTACGGACCAAATTCAATTGAAGCAGAAGATACTTACCTGCGTCTGGACAAAGACCTGGAAGACTTTTTCAATTACCTGGATAAAACAGTAGGTAAAGGAAATTATCTTTTATTCCTTTCCGCAGATCATGGTGCAGCACATGTTCCCGGATTTATGAAAGAAAATAAACTTCCTGGTGGCGTAGTAGATGATAAAGCCATTGTAACCGGTTTGAATACTTATCTGGAAAGTAAATTTAAGATCAAAAAGCCTGTATTGCTGGCCATGAACAATCAGCTTATCTTTAACCACCAGAACCCTGATTTCAAACAGATTGATTTCACGGCAATGAAATCCGCTTCTATTGAATACTTAAGGACACTGGAAGGATTTGCTGATGCTGTAGATTTAGCCCGTATTTCGGAAAGTACATTGACTACTATCCAAAAACAAATGATTACTAACGGATACAATGCACGTCGCAGCGGAGATGTCTATTTCATTTTACAACCAAACTGGTTTGACGGTGGAAAAACAGGGACTACACATGGGGCATGGAATCCATATGATGCGCATATCCCGCTTGTTTTCATGGGATGGAATGTCAAGCCCGGAAAAACCAATCAAACACATCACATGACAGATATTGCAGCTACAATAGCAGCGATGCTTCATATTCAAATGCCAAGCGGCTGTGTAGGGGAACCTATTACAGAGCTTACGCACCAATAA
- a CDS encoding methylmalonyl-CoA mutase family protein, giving the protein MEPIKSYVPKNKIRFVTAAALFDGHDATINIMRRILQSSGAEVIHLGHNRSVEEVVNCAIQEDVQGIAMTSYQGGHLEYFKYMYDLLQEKGAAKIKIFAGGGGVILPVEIAELQAYGITRIYSPDDGRTMGLQGMINNMLEQTDFITTRSITNELEMIPRKEVRSIASAITVAENDPAGAQAFVNELKVLTSKSQAPVLGITGTGGSGKSSLVDELVRRFLMEVKDKTLAIISVDPSKRKTGGALLGDRIRMNAINNPRIYMRSLATRQANLALSVNVQESIDICKAAGYDMIIVETSGIGQSDTEITEHCDVSLYVMTPEFGAATQLEKIDMLDFADLVAINKFDKRGALDALRDVRKQYKRNHNLFEAKDDTIPVFGTMASQFNDPGMNNLFTALMAKIKERTGTDFKARMLMTAGQSEKIYIIPPDRSRYLAEIAESSQAYNEWVDLQSSIARKLYQLSGVLELCEDEKSVKKGKEEDTALLKTSLKDIYNHLEEQLDGQCRRLLREWPETVQKYKEEFFVYKVRDKEIKQPLFYESLSQLKIPKVSLPGYKDWGDILRWLLTENVPGEFPYAAGVFPLKRDGEDPTRMFAGEGGPERTNKRFHYVSLGQPAHRLSTAFDSVTLYGEDPHIRPDIYGKIGNSGVSIATLDDAKKLYSGFDLCASSTSVSMTINGPAPMLLGFFMNVAIDQQCEKYIIENGLLEEVNEKIAQIYKEKKIKRPVYSGALPEGNNGLGLLLLGVTGDQVLPADIYAKIRAYAISTVRGTVQADILKEDQAQNTCIFSTEFALRMMGDIQKYFIDEKVRNFYSVSISGYHIAEAGANPISQLAFTLSNGFTFVEYYLSRGMHIDDFAPNLSFFFSNGIDPEYAVIGRVARRIWAKAIKNKYKGNDRSQKLKYHIQTSGRSLHAQEIDFNDIRTTLQALYAIYDNCNSLHTNAYDEAITTPTEDSVRRAMAIQLIINRELGLAKNENPLQGAFIIEDLTDLVEDAVLAEFKRINDRGGVLGAMETMYQRGKIQEESLYYETLKHNGEYPIVGVNTFLNKNGSPTVVPGEIIRATEEEKQFQIAALDEFQKRNADHTAAALNELQKIAVTGGNTFEALMEACKICSLGQISNALYEVGGQYRRNM; this is encoded by the coding sequence ATGGAACCAATTAAGAGCTACGTACCCAAAAATAAAATTCGTTTTGTAACAGCAGCAGCCCTTTTCGACGGACATGATGCAACCATCAATATCATGCGCCGCATTCTGCAATCCTCGGGAGCGGAAGTTATCCATCTCGGTCACAACAGATCTGTAGAGGAAGTTGTTAACTGCGCCATTCAGGAAGATGTACAAGGGATAGCAATGACCTCCTACCAGGGCGGACACCTTGAATATTTCAAATATATGTATGATCTGCTTCAGGAAAAAGGAGCTGCAAAAATCAAGATATTTGCAGGTGGAGGTGGTGTAATTCTGCCTGTTGAAATTGCAGAACTGCAAGCTTACGGGATTACCCGGATCTATTCTCCTGATGATGGCCGCACAATGGGCTTACAGGGAATGATCAATAATATGCTGGAGCAAACTGATTTCATTACGACCAGATCGATTACCAACGAATTGGAGATGATTCCCCGCAAAGAGGTAAGAAGTATTGCTTCTGCAATTACAGTTGCCGAAAACGATCCTGCAGGTGCACAAGCATTCGTCAATGAATTAAAGGTACTGACCAGCAAAAGCCAGGCCCCTGTATTAGGGATTACCGGTACTGGTGGTTCTGGAAAGTCTTCGCTGGTAGATGAACTGGTGAGGCGTTTTTTGATGGAAGTTAAAGATAAAACACTGGCAATTATCTCTGTTGACCCCTCTAAGAGAAAAACAGGCGGAGCTTTACTAGGTGACCGGATCAGGATGAATGCCATTAACAATCCCAGGATTTATATGCGTTCACTGGCCACAAGACAAGCAAACTTAGCATTGTCTGTCAACGTCCAGGAAAGTATTGATATTTGTAAAGCTGCAGGCTATGACATGATTATTGTCGAAACTTCGGGTATTGGCCAGTCTGATACAGAAATTACAGAACATTGCGACGTTTCTCTATATGTGATGACACCAGAATTTGGTGCGGCAACACAACTGGAGAAAATTGACATGCTTGATTTTGCTGATCTGGTAGCGATCAATAAATTTGATAAACGCGGAGCTTTAGATGCTTTGCGTGATGTCCGCAAACAATACAAAAGGAACCATAACCTGTTTGAAGCAAAAGATGATACCATTCCGGTATTCGGTACGATGGCTTCTCAGTTCAATGATCCCGGAATGAATAACCTGTTTACAGCGTTGATGGCGAAGATCAAAGAACGTACAGGAACAGATTTCAAAGCAAGAATGCTGATGACAGCAGGTCAGTCAGAAAAAATTTATATCATACCCCCAGACCGTTCAAGGTACCTGGCAGAAATTGCAGAATCAAGCCAGGCTTACAATGAATGGGTTGATCTTCAAAGTAGTATTGCCAGAAAACTTTATCAGCTGAGTGGTGTTCTGGAACTTTGTGAAGACGAAAAATCTGTAAAGAAAGGAAAAGAAGAAGATACAGCGCTTTTAAAAACATCTCTGAAAGATATCTATAATCACTTAGAGGAACAATTAGATGGACAATGCCGCAGGTTATTGAGAGAATGGCCAGAAACCGTTCAAAAATATAAAGAAGAATTCTTTGTCTATAAAGTCAGGGATAAAGAAATTAAACAACCTTTATTTTATGAATCTTTATCTCAGCTTAAAATCCCTAAAGTTTCCCTGCCAGGATATAAAGACTGGGGAGATATACTCCGCTGGTTATTAACAGAAAACGTACCTGGTGAATTCCCTTATGCTGCAGGTGTATTTCCACTGAAACGTGACGGAGAAGATCCAACCAGGATGTTCGCCGGAGAAGGCGGGCCAGAAAGGACAAACAAGCGTTTCCACTATGTATCCCTCGGACAACCCGCACACCGCTTATCCACTGCATTTGACTCGGTGACACTCTATGGCGAGGATCCACACATCAGACCCGATATTTATGGTAAAATAGGGAATTCAGGAGTCAGTATTGCTACACTGGATGATGCAAAGAAACTATATTCAGGCTTTGATCTGTGTGCTTCTTCCACCTCAGTTTCCATGACGATCAATGGGCCAGCCCCTATGCTGTTAGGCTTCTTTATGAATGTGGCTATCGATCAGCAATGTGAAAAATACATCATTGAAAACGGGTTACTAGAAGAAGTTAACGAGAAGATTGCTCAAATCTATAAGGAAAAGAAAATTAAAAGACCTGTTTACAGTGGTGCTTTGCCAGAAGGCAATAACGGTCTTGGGCTATTGCTGCTGGGTGTAACCGGTGATCAGGTTTTACCAGCAGATATTTATGCTAAAATCCGTGCCTATGCGATTAGTACTGTCCGCGGTACAGTTCAGGCAGATATTCTTAAAGAAGACCAGGCACAAAATACCTGTATCTTCTCTACAGAGTTTGCCTTGAGAATGATGGGCGATATACAGAAGTATTTCATTGACGAGAAAGTACGCAACTTCTATTCTGTTTCCATTTCAGGGTATCACATTGCAGAAGCTGGAGCAAATCCAATATCTCAACTGGCTTTTACTTTAAGTAACGGGTTTACTTTTGTAGAATACTACCTGAGCAGAGGCATGCATATCGATGATTTTGCGCCTAATCTATCCTTCTTCTTTTCTAATGGAATAGATCCTGAATATGCGGTAATAGGCCGCGTAGCCAGACGTATCTGGGCAAAGGCGATCAAGAACAAGTATAAAGGAAACGATCGTTCACAGAAGCTTAAATATCATATTCAGACTTCAGGCAGATCCTTGCACGCACAGGAAATTGATTTCAATGATATCAGGACTACATTGCAGGCCTTATATGCCATCTATGACAACTGTAATTCACTGCATACTAATGCTTATGATGAAGCAATTACCACACCTACAGAAGATTCAGTAAGAAGAGCAATGGCAATTCAACTCATCATCAACAGAGAATTGGGATTAGCTAAGAATGAAAATCCATTACAGGGTGCCTTTATCATCGAAGACCTCACAGATTTAGTGGAAGACGCTGTATTAGCTGAATTTAAAAGGATCAATGACCGTGGTGGTGTTTTAGGCGCAATGGAAACTATGTATCAGCGTGGTAAGATTCAGGAAGAAAGCTTGTATTATGAAACCTTGAAACATAACGGAGAATATCCGATTGTAGGTGTAAATACATTCTTAAATAAAAATGGTTCACCAACAGTTGTTCCCGGCGAAATTATCCGTGCAACAGAAGAAGAGAAACAATTTCAGATTGCTGCCCTGGATGAATTCCAGAAAAGAAACGCTGACCATACGGCAGCAGCATTGAATGAATTACAAAAGATAGCCGTTACCGGCGGAAATACCTTTGAAGCCTTAATGGAAGCTTGCAAAATTTGTTCACTTGGACAGATTTCCAATGCATTATATGAGGTAGGTGGACAGTACAGAAGGAATATGTAA
- a CDS encoding folylpolyglutamate synthase/dihydrofolate synthase family protein, which produces MTYLETLDYLYSRLPMFTRIGAAAMKKDLHNTIVMCENLGNPQDKFKTIHVGGTNGKGSTSHMLAAILQKAGYKTGLYTSPHLKDFRERIRVNGGMITERFVTDFTAQQKDLIESISPSFFEVTVAMAFAYFEAEKVDVAIVEVGLGGRKDSTNIIHPELSVITNISFDHTNLLGNTLFEIAGQKAGIIKPGVPAVIGERQEEIAQVFIDEAKETASELIFANTELHVQDTLREGRLLKTSVYKKDTCLFKDLVLDLSGFYQLKNVLTVIQSVLTLNQHGFDISDEAVYSGLANTVQITGLQGRWQTLQENPLVICDTGHNMAGIQEVLENINATKYHNLHIVIGMLGDKDVTSVLEMLPANAKYYFCQPDLERAMPAHQLAEQAAKFMLQGPVFETVTLALNAAKANAETDDLIFVGGSTFVVAEVL; this is translated from the coding sequence ATGACTTATTTAGAAACCCTGGACTATCTGTACAGCAGACTTCCAATGTTTACCCGTATCGGTGCAGCAGCAATGAAAAAGGATTTACACAACACGATTGTGATGTGTGAAAACCTGGGAAACCCACAGGATAAATTTAAGACTATACACGTAGGCGGTACAAATGGGAAAGGCTCTACCTCCCATATGCTTGCGGCTATTTTACAGAAAGCTGGTTATAAAACCGGTTTATATACCTCTCCGCATTTAAAAGATTTCAGAGAAAGGATCAGAGTAAATGGCGGGATGATAACCGAACGTTTCGTCACTGACTTTACCGCACAGCAAAAAGACCTGATCGAATCTATCAGCCCTTCTTTTTTCGAGGTAACAGTTGCGATGGCATTCGCTTACTTTGAAGCAGAAAAGGTTGATGTAGCTATCGTTGAAGTAGGCCTTGGCGGCAGAAAAGATTCGACAAATATTATTCATCCGGAGTTATCAGTCATTACAAATATCAGCTTTGACCATACCAATTTATTAGGCAATACCTTGTTTGAAATTGCTGGTCAGAAAGCAGGGATTATTAAACCCGGGGTGCCCGCTGTAATCGGAGAAAGACAAGAAGAAATTGCACAGGTATTTATAGATGAAGCGAAAGAAACAGCAAGTGAGCTGATTTTTGCCAATACTGAACTCCATGTTCAGGATACCCTGCGCGAGGGCCGGTTACTAAAAACATCAGTGTATAAAAAAGATACCTGCCTGTTTAAAGACCTGGTATTGGATCTGAGCGGATTCTATCAGCTGAAAAACGTACTCACAGTAATACAATCCGTATTAACTTTAAATCAGCATGGCTTTGATATCTCTGATGAAGCCGTATACAGCGGTCTGGCCAATACCGTTCAGATTACGGGTTTACAAGGCAGATGGCAAACCCTGCAGGAGAATCCTTTAGTGATCTGTGATACCGGGCATAATATGGCTGGCATCCAGGAAGTACTGGAAAATATCAATGCAACCAAATACCACAATTTACATATCGTAATTGGAATGCTGGGCGATAAAGACGTGACCAGTGTACTGGAAATGCTGCCCGCAAATGCAAAATATTACTTTTGTCAGCCCGATCTGGAAAGAGCAATGCCGGCACATCAACTGGCAGAACAAGCGGCAAAATTTATGTTACAAGGCCCTGTTTTCGAAACAGTAACATTAGCTTTGAACGCAGCTAAAGCGAATGCTGAAACCGATGATCTGATTTTTGTTGGCGGAAGTACATTCGTCGTAGCAGAAGTTCTTTAA
- a CDS encoding energy transducer TonB: MTYHKEENNYPKALAISTAIMAGLLILSFFIAIGTFKPVEEAGMGGMVVNYGTSVEGMGTDYTSIEEPSADPNANKQLPDKVVPEKVVTPVKSVESTDKEITTQDNEEAVSISTKKNTKPSTPTVATKVVDKPAKPAVNQNALYKGKANKGNGQGDGTGTTPGNQGSVNGDPLANNYGEGGSGFGGKPIALRRFTNLVTPQDNGQKTGKIAVRISINKQGIVVDATPGVRGTTLQDLDLWAKCKAAVMGARLNQSESAPDLQVGVVVFNFKVK; the protein is encoded by the coding sequence ATGACTTACCATAAAGAAGAAAATAATTATCCTAAAGCCTTAGCAATATCCACCGCGATCATGGCTGGTTTATTGATATTAAGCTTTTTTATTGCTATCGGGACTTTCAAACCTGTTGAAGAAGCAGGTATGGGCGGAATGGTAGTTAATTATGGTACTTCTGTAGAGGGGATGGGTACAGATTATACCAGTATTGAAGAACCTTCTGCTGATCCTAATGCAAACAAACAGCTTCCTGACAAAGTAGTTCCTGAAAAAGTGGTTACGCCTGTTAAATCAGTAGAAAGTACAGATAAGGAAATCACGACCCAGGATAACGAAGAAGCAGTAAGTATCAGTACCAAGAAAAACACTAAACCCTCTACTCCCACTGTTGCAACCAAGGTAGTTGACAAACCGGCCAAACCAGCAGTAAATCAGAATGCACTTTATAAAGGTAAAGCCAATAAAGGGAATGGACAGGGAGATGGAACCGGAACTACACCAGGTAACCAGGGATCAGTTAACGGAGATCCGCTTGCTAACAACTATGGTGAAGGTGGTTCTGGTTTTGGAGGAAAACCGATTGCTTTAAGACGTTTTACCAACCTGGTTACTCCACAGGATAACGGTCAGAAAACAGGTAAAATAGCAGTCAGGATCAGTATTAATAAACAAGGGATCGTGGTTGATGCCACTCCTGGTGTGAGAGGAACGACTTTACAGGATTTAGACCTTTGGGCAAAATGTAAAGCAGCTGTAATGGGTGCACGTCTCAACCAATCTGAATCAGCACCTGATCTGCAGGTAGGTGTGGTAGTTTTCAATTTTAAAGTGAAATAA
- a CDS encoding acyl-ACP desaturase, whose amino-acid sequence MSFFAEKRREVMLHIEQYMLDMMDTYLKPIDTNWQPTDFLPVSTSDTFIQDIKSLRETANDLSYDLVAVLIGDTITEEALPTYESWLSMVDGISRNEQGGWMKWVRHWTAEENRHGDLLNRYLYLSGRVDMRQMEISTQYLIADGFDIGTGHDPYRNFIYTSFQELATNVSHRRVASLAKKDGDTLLSKICGVIASDEARHAKAYKDFMSKIFEVDPSEAMIAFEDMMRMKIVMPAHFLREMGMKMGQTFGHFTDAAQRLGVYTAVDYVEIMQQLIVEWKIENMQDLNEAGEKARDYIMALPSRLLRVAERMKTPTMEYKFSWIHA is encoded by the coding sequence ATGAGTTTTTTTGCTGAAAAAAGACGGGAAGTAATGCTTCACATTGAGCAATATATGCTTGATATGATGGATACTTACCTGAAACCGATTGATACGAATTGGCAGCCAACTGATTTTTTGCCTGTTTCTACCAGTGATACTTTTATTCAAGACATAAAATCCCTTCGCGAAACTGCAAATGACCTTTCATACGATCTTGTTGCCGTACTAATTGGCGATACTATTACAGAAGAAGCATTACCAACGTACGAATCATGGTTATCCATGGTCGATGGTATTTCAAGAAATGAACAGGGTGGCTGGATGAAATGGGTACGTCACTGGACTGCTGAAGAGAACAGACACGGTGATTTGTTAAATAGATATCTTTATTTATCAGGCCGTGTTGATATGCGCCAAATGGAAATCTCTACGCAATATCTTATTGCTGATGGTTTTGACATTGGTACTGGCCATGACCCTTACCGTAACTTCATTTATACAAGTTTCCAGGAACTTGCAACGAATGTATCTCACCGTAGAGTAGCTTCTTTAGCTAAAAAAGACGGAGATACTTTACTTTCCAAAATTTGTGGAGTAATTGCATCTGATGAAGCGAGACATGCCAAAGCCTATAAGGACTTTATGTCTAAAATATTTGAAGTTGATCCTAGTGAAGCTATGATTGCTTTCGAAGATATGATGCGCATGAAAATTGTTATGCCTGCTCACTTCCTGAGAGAAATGGGAATGAAAATGGGGCAGACTTTTGGCCACTTTACTGATGCTGCACAACGCTTAGGTGTTTATACAGCAGTTGATTATGTGGAGATTATGCAGCAGCTTATTGTGGAGTGGAAAATTGAAAATATGCAAGACCTGAATGAGGCTGGTGAAAAAGCCCGTGATTATATCATGGCTCTGCCAAGCCGCTTATTACGCGTTGCAGAAAGAATGAAAACTCCAACAATGGAATATAAATTCAGCTGGATACACGCTTAA